In a single window of the Leptospira sanjuanensis genome:
- the panB gene encoding 3-methyl-2-oxobutanoate hydroxymethyltransferase, with translation MKNVHKIFSPEKKGKEKISVVTCYDFSFARILNETEVDSILVGDSLGMVFQGNSSTLPVTLEEMIYHTKAVRRGAPEKFIIADLPFLSYQTSIEEGIRSAGKVMKETDCDAVKIEGGSDFICELVAILKQIGVPVMGHLGLTPQSVHVFGGHRIQGKGEESSAKLLREAVALSEAGAFSMVLELIPADLGKKVSEEVGVPTIGIGAGPDCDGQVLVLNDLLGTDPNFQPKFLKKFSNLHSVVKDAVGNYNKEVKSGEFPGKDHSF, from the coding sequence ATGAAAAACGTACATAAGATCTTTTCTCCGGAAAAGAAAGGGAAAGAAAAAATTTCCGTCGTTACGTGTTATGATTTCAGTTTTGCGAGAATCCTAAACGAAACGGAAGTGGATTCGATTCTCGTGGGCGATTCTCTCGGAATGGTTTTCCAGGGCAATTCGAGCACGCTTCCGGTCACGCTGGAAGAGATGATTTATCATACGAAAGCCGTTCGTCGCGGGGCTCCCGAGAAATTTATTATCGCGGATCTACCTTTTTTAAGTTATCAGACCTCGATCGAAGAAGGAATCCGCTCCGCCGGGAAGGTGATGAAGGAAACCGATTGCGACGCCGTTAAAATAGAAGGCGGCTCGGATTTTATCTGTGAGTTAGTCGCCATTCTCAAGCAAATCGGCGTTCCTGTTATGGGACATCTCGGATTAACCCCGCAGAGCGTTCACGTATTCGGCGGTCATCGGATTCAGGGCAAAGGAGAAGAATCGAGTGCGAAACTTCTCCGCGAAGCTGTCGCACTTTCGGAAGCGGGAGCGTTCTCTATGGTTCTGGAATTGATCCCGGCCGATCTTGGAAAAAAGGTAAGCGAAGAAGTCGGGGTTCCGACCATCGGAATCGGAGCAGGGCCGGATTGCGATGGGCAAGTTCTCGTATTAAACGATCTTCTCGGGACGGATCCGAATTTCCAACCCAAGTTTTTGAAGAAGTTTTCCAATCTGCATTCGGTCGTAAAGGACGCGGTGGGAAATTATAACAAAGAAGTAAAATCCGGGGAGTTTCCGGGGAAAGATCACAGTTTCTGA
- a CDS encoding N-acetylneuraminate synthase family protein, with product MDIVELEKGHPETENKIKELAKECGNQTEIIRGAAVSDTIHFIGDTRKISEKEGYVKELPGVAKIWNVSIPYKNIAKTAAGKNGEVVHRATRIVEVKGPDGLVRKFGTGKHIFIVGPDSPQTYEQTLTIAKQAVELGKKYNILDRIIFRGGAFKPRTRPTDWRGLGWEGIAMMDKVKAETGLPYVTEVMDHTMAEEVAKHADMIQIGTRNAQDFELLEAVGRTGKPVILKRGFGNEAVEWFSAAEYIANQGNLNIVLCERGVKTLFIKEGYCRNTPDLNVITHVKNQTILPVIYDPSHVAGDDKIVISNLLASLPFNPDGSITETLHVEEFRKEQMCDAAQALLMSIYEKAVQSILKYEEAIRPITDDVDSYFVKRKSGK from the coding sequence GTGGACATAGTTGAGTTAGAAAAAGGCCATCCGGAAACGGAGAACAAAATCAAAGAACTGGCAAAAGAATGCGGGAATCAAACCGAAATCATCCGCGGTGCGGCGGTATCGGATACGATTCATTTCATAGGCGATACTCGCAAAATTTCCGAAAAAGAAGGCTATGTCAAAGAACTCCCGGGGGTCGCAAAAATCTGGAACGTGTCCATTCCCTATAAAAACATCGCAAAAACGGCAGCAGGAAAAAACGGAGAAGTGGTTCATAGAGCCACAAGAATCGTGGAAGTTAAAGGGCCGGACGGACTGGTTCGCAAGTTCGGAACGGGAAAACATATCTTCATCGTCGGACCCGATTCTCCGCAAACATACGAGCAGACGTTGACGATCGCAAAGCAGGCTGTTGAGCTCGGAAAGAAATACAACATTTTAGATAGAATCATTTTCCGCGGCGGGGCTTTCAAACCTCGCACTCGTCCGACCGACTGGAGAGGTTTAGGTTGGGAAGGAATAGCGATGATGGATAAGGTCAAGGCCGAAACCGGTCTTCCTTACGTGACCGAAGTGATGGATCATACCATGGCGGAAGAAGTCGCAAAACACGCGGATATGATTCAGATCGGAACTCGCAACGCGCAGGATTTTGAACTTCTCGAAGCCGTGGGAAGAACGGGAAAGCCTGTGATCTTAAAACGCGGTTTCGGAAACGAAGCGGTGGAATGGTTTTCCGCCGCCGAGTACATCGCTAATCAAGGAAATTTGAATATAGTTCTTTGTGAAAGAGGGGTCAAAACCCTTTTTATTAAGGAAGGCTACTGTAGAAACACTCCGGACTTGAACGTGATCACTCACGTAAAGAATCAGACGATTCTTCCGGTGATCTACGATCCTTCTCACGTTGCGGGAGACGATAAGATCGTGATCTCCAATCTTCTCGCTTCGTTGCCGTTCAATCCGGACGGTTCCATCACCGAAACTCTTCACGTCGAAGAATTCAGAAAGGAACAGATGTGCGACGCGGCTCAGGCTTTGCTTATGAGCATCTACGAAAAAGCGGTTCAATCGATTTTGAAATACGAGGAAGCGATTCGCCCGATTACGGACGACGTGGATTCTTATTTTGTGAAACGGAAATCGGGCAAGTAA
- a CDS encoding ankyrin repeat domain-containing protein codes for MKNFAFFVLIALLLCDCSHDTKLIRAIKERNLEEARSLLRQGENVNAIGECYNALSVAVMNGNPDFIELLLSSGSDPNVRNYECFKPVPYGGNVPIGRDTALIYSTDLNITKTLIGYGADPNILDIHGDSPLKKAILRGRVDITEYLISKGANVNLFDKEGKNIHLEAVKILQENKPNEYERILSLLTNANAKDLDLNTIPSDSSVHDRYHHSVCGNSTKMEKNLAETIAKRPQLFSPQTYCASERAFSHFSEFAWEDNGQNMMHWYIKRLKDAKPATATKKAPVGENKTPVR; via the coding sequence ATGAAGAATTTCGCCTTCTTCGTTTTAATCGCGCTCCTTCTCTGCGATTGCAGCCATGACACAAAACTCATTCGAGCGATTAAAGAAAGAAATTTAGAAGAAGCGCGATCTTTACTTCGACAGGGAGAAAACGTAAACGCAATCGGAGAATGTTACAACGCTTTGAGCGTTGCCGTGATGAACGGCAATCCCGATTTCATCGAACTTTTACTTTCCAGCGGTTCCGATCCGAACGTCCGCAACTACGAATGTTTCAAACCCGTTCCTTACGGAGGAAACGTTCCCATCGGACGCGATACCGCGCTCATCTATTCGACCGATTTGAATATTACGAAAACGTTAATCGGATACGGAGCCGATCCGAACATTTTGGATATCCACGGAGATTCTCCTTTAAAAAAGGCGATTCTTCGGGGTAGAGTCGATATTACGGAATATTTGATTTCCAAAGGCGCGAACGTAAATCTCTTCGACAAAGAGGGAAAGAACATTCATCTGGAAGCGGTAAAGATTCTTCAAGAAAACAAACCCAACGAATACGAACGGATTCTCAGTTTGTTGACGAACGCCAACGCGAAGGATTTGGACCTGAATACGATTCCAAGCGATTCTTCGGTTCATGATCGGTATCACCATTCCGTTTGCGGAAACTCGACGAAAATGGAAAAGAATCTCGCGGAAACGATTGCAAAACGTCCGCAGTTGTTTTCTCCGCAGACCTATTGCGCCTCCGAACGGGCGTTTTCTCATTTCAGCGAATTTGCCTGGGAAGACAACGGCCAGAATATGATGCATTGGTATATCAAGAGATTGAAAGATGCGAAGCCTGCTACGGCGACAAAAAAGGCTCCGGTTGGCGAAAACAAAACTCCGGTTCGTTAG
- a CDS encoding Hpt domain-containing protein, translating into MLVDWNRLDSLKQGDDEEEAAWLKEMVESLLTNMEVRVKNIVRFTEEKKDADLQAELHQTKGVSANFGLEDLRALVTEAEQLLKTADSNSSYALSLKTPALWEQTKNELKKKFGIQ; encoded by the coding sequence ATGCTTGTGGACTGGAACAGACTGGATTCTCTGAAACAGGGAGACGATGAGGAAGAAGCCGCATGGTTAAAAGAAATGGTGGAATCTCTCCTCACAAATATGGAAGTTCGAGTCAAAAACATCGTTCGTTTTACCGAGGAAAAAAAAGATGCGGACCTTCAAGCGGAGCTTCATCAGACCAAAGGAGTTTCCGCTAACTTTGGCTTGGAAGATTTGAGGGCGTTAGTCACCGAAGCGGAACAGCTTCTGAAAACTGCGGATTCGAATTCTTCGTACGCTCTGAGTTTGAAAACTCCCGCGCTTTGGGAACAAACAAAAAACGAACTCAAAAAGAAATTCGGGATTCAATAG
- the lpxA gene encoding acyl-ACP--UDP-N-acetylglucosamine O-acyltransferase has translation MKIHPTAIIDPRAELHESVEVGPYSIIEGHVSIQEGTIIENHVKICAGSEIGKFNRFHQGAVIGVMPQDLGFNQQLLTKTIIGDNNIFREYSNIHKGTKEDSPTVIGNKNYFMGNSHVGHDCILGNNNILTHGCVLAGHVTLGSFAFISGLAAVHQFCFVGDYAMVAGLAKVVQDVPPYSTVDGNPSTVVGLNSVGMKRAGFSPDVRNAIKHAYKIIYHSGFTTRKALDELEASGNLIDQVKYIIKFFRDSDRGVTDHR, from the coding sequence ATGAAAATACATCCGACTGCGATTATCGACCCGAGAGCCGAATTGCACGAATCCGTCGAGGTCGGTCCTTATTCCATTATCGAAGGACACGTTTCCATTCAAGAAGGAACGATCATCGAAAACCACGTGAAAATTTGCGCGGGTTCCGAGATCGGAAAATTCAATCGTTTTCACCAAGGCGCCGTTATCGGTGTAATGCCTCAGGATCTGGGATTTAATCAGCAATTATTGACTAAGACGATCATCGGCGATAATAATATTTTTCGAGAATACTCCAACATCCATAAGGGAACCAAAGAGGATTCTCCCACCGTAATCGGTAATAAAAATTATTTCATGGGAAATTCTCACGTCGGCCACGATTGTATTCTCGGAAACAATAACATTCTGACGCACGGTTGCGTGCTTGCGGGTCACGTGACTCTGGGAAGTTTTGCGTTTATCTCCGGTTTGGCGGCTGTGCATCAGTTCTGTTTTGTGGGTGACTACGCGATGGTGGCCGGTCTTGCAAAGGTCGTTCAGGACGTTCCTCCTTATTCCACCGTCGACGGAAACCCGAGCACGGTCGTTGGTTTGAACAGCGTGGGCATGAAACGTGCGGGGTTTTCTCCCGATGTTCGGAACGCGATCAAACACGCGTATAAAATCATCTATCATTCCGGTTTTACCACGAGAAAGGCTTTGGACGAACTCGAAGCTTCCGGAAATCTAATCGACCAAGTTAAGTATATTATAAAATTCTTTAGGGATAGCGATCGGGGAGTAACGGACCACAGGTGA
- the galE gene encoding UDP-glucose 4-epimerase GalE, which produces MRILVTGGAGYIGSHVVAQLLEKKYDLLIVDNLEKGNKANLFPGVELIQGNIQDDSILEKAFAKPIDAVFHFAAWKAAGESMTDPSKYALNNINGTIKLLTFMEKAGTKKFIFSSSAAVYGSPKYLPVDEKHPLHPENYYGYTKLAIEENLKWFETLKGFRFAALRYFNAAGYDPKGRVRGLERTPANLLPIIMEAAVGMRKDFEVFGTDYETPDGSCVRDYIHVSDLAKAHVLSLEYLDSEKKSLTVNLGSETGYSVLEVIRLAEEVVGKPIPHKISGRRAGDPAKLLASSAMARELLQWKPEFSEAKTLLKTMWDVYQNPA; this is translated from the coding sequence GTGAGAATTCTTGTCACAGGCGGCGCCGGTTATATCGGCAGCCACGTAGTAGCCCAGCTTCTTGAAAAGAAATACGATCTGTTGATCGTGGATAATCTCGAAAAGGGAAATAAGGCCAATTTATTTCCCGGAGTCGAATTGATTCAGGGCAATATCCAGGACGATTCCATTCTGGAAAAGGCGTTTGCAAAACCGATCGACGCCGTATTTCATTTTGCCGCCTGGAAAGCCGCGGGTGAATCGATGACCGATCCTTCCAAATACGCGTTGAACAACATCAACGGTACGATCAAACTTCTTACGTTCATGGAGAAGGCCGGAACGAAGAAGTTTATTTTTTCTTCCTCCGCAGCGGTTTACGGTTCTCCGAAATATCTTCCGGTAGACGAAAAACATCCTCTTCATCCCGAAAACTATTACGGTTATACAAAACTCGCGATAGAAGAAAATCTAAAGTGGTTCGAAACTCTCAAAGGTTTCCGTTTTGCCGCATTACGTTATTTTAATGCCGCCGGTTATGATCCTAAGGGAAGAGTGCGCGGTTTGGAAAGGACTCCGGCCAATCTTTTGCCGATCATTATGGAAGCCGCGGTCGGCATGAGAAAGGACTTCGAAGTTTTCGGAACGGATTACGAAACACCGGACGGAAGCTGCGTGCGCGATTACATTCACGTAAGCGATTTAGCAAAAGCTCATGTATTGAGTCTCGAATATCTCGATTCCGAAAAAAAATCGCTGACCGTAAATTTGGGTTCCGAAACGGGATATTCGGTTTTGGAGGTCATTCGTCTTGCGGAGGAAGTGGTCGGAAAACCGATTCCTCATAAGATTTCAGGGAGAAGGGCGGGCGATCCTGCAAAACTATTGGCTTCTTCCGCTATGGCTCGCGAACTACTTCAGTGGAAGCCGGAATTCAGCGAAGCGAAAACCCTTCTCAAAACGATGTGGGACGTTTATCAGAACCCCGCATAA
- a CDS encoding M15 family metallopeptidase, protein MKILFSILTVFFLQNALLAQTGNVSNDSYVLGDFKQEAVLTAYSNPGEFRVHYLRKDVLEKLLELFQAYQRENPEERQKPFIVSAFRSFKDQKGIWEEKYSGKRKMREPVKGKTPQEIVSLILEFSSAPGTSRHHWGTDIDLNALENSYFEKGGRGEKFYLWMTKNAKRFGFCQPYSPKASRGNKGYNEEKWHWSYAPVANRLQNDWVRLFKEGKIQFKGKFSGGEFLENLPLEYVTSVNPECGSIR, encoded by the coding sequence ATGAAAATTCTATTCTCCATCCTTACGGTTTTCTTTTTGCAAAACGCATTGTTGGCTCAGACGGGAAACGTTTCGAACGACTCGTATGTACTCGGCGATTTTAAACAGGAAGCGGTCTTAACCGCTTATTCCAATCCGGGAGAATTTCGAGTTCATTATCTTAGAAAAGACGTTTTGGAAAAACTGCTGGAACTCTTTCAAGCGTATCAGAGAGAAAATCCTGAAGAAAGACAGAAGCCTTTTATCGTTTCCGCGTTCCGTTCGTTTAAGGATCAAAAAGGAATCTGGGAAGAAAAGTATTCCGGCAAACGGAAAATGCGCGAACCCGTTAAAGGAAAAACACCGCAGGAAATCGTCTCGCTGATCCTGGAATTCTCCAGCGCTCCGGGAACTTCCAGACATCATTGGGGAACGGATATCGATCTAAACGCATTAGAAAATTCTTATTTTGAAAAAGGCGGACGCGGCGAAAAATTCTATCTTTGGATGACGAAAAACGCGAAACGTTTCGGATTCTGCCAACCTTATTCTCCGAAAGCTTCCCGCGGAAACAAAGGATACAACGAAGAAAAATGGCACTGGTCGTATGCGCCCGTTGCAAACCGACTTCAGAACGACTGGGTTCGTTTATTCAAAGAGGGAAAGATCCAGTTCAAAGGAAAATTCTCAGGCGGAGAATTTTTGGAGAATCTTCCCTTGGAATACGTGACTTCCGTAAATCCGGAATGCGGATCGATCCGTTAA
- a CDS encoding TIGR04452 family lipoprotein — MKKWFITSLIPFLLLTNCYLFDTIGLSIPDTVSGTEAKNQILTSALIGAIASPDNTAIIAVISPQLAKVDEGRYYKKADVDDCANSALIINIATIDIGGFTCNLEPREYVLWYVY; from the coding sequence ATGAAAAAGTGGTTCATCACTTCCCTGATTCCTTTTCTGTTGCTCACAAACTGTTACCTTTTCGATACGATCGGACTTTCCATTCCGGATACCGTTTCCGGAACCGAAGCTAAAAATCAAATCCTGACCAGCGCTTTGATCGGCGCGATCGCTTCTCCGGACAACACTGCGATCATTGCCGTGATTTCTCCGCAGCTTGCGAAAGTCGACGAAGGTCGTTATTATAAAAAAGCGGATGTGGACGATTGCGCGAATTCCGCGCTAATCATCAACATCGCTACGATCGATATCGGCGGTTTTACTTGTAACTTGGAACCGAGAGAATACGTTCTCTGGTACGTTTACTAA
- the recG gene encoding ATP-dependent DNA helicase RecG: protein MKNSVSKTENTNGNSGLLSPVTLIKGVGPAKAAALASIGIHTFQDLLNFFPRRYLDRNLTDNVLLKTGETVTLVVEVVDSYLAHGKKSRLVVGAKTRNNERISIVFFRGVNFFQKIFQPGTTLVATGKLEYFRGFQLIHPDYEILTSAIKPTYNVTATSSKKKETQEPEEELAELPEMIHAGRIIPLYPSGEALKSEGLDSRGFRKILYSALETLKGKIPEILPKEIVQRRELIQREEAFREIHFPTDEVSLDNAKYRLKYEELFYFNLLIEHKKKEREKIKRVLWPLPKSETAETVRKNLPFQLTEDQNSALEKINDLTKKDRPIAVLLQGDVGSGKTLVALLTALRYMDNQIQVCMVAPTEILARQHYQTILSFLGNMPFLGIELLVGKEPKKNRYEKLYRIKKGDALFVIGTHSVFQEDVIFSELGLVIIDEQHKFGVDQRETLRSKGKNPDILAMTATPIPRTLCLTLYGDLDLLTIKSKPKGRIPIQTKWFQEDRREGVYKSIRKYVSSGRQCYIVYPLVEESEKVDLKSCIEAYEQLKHEIFPDFEVGLVHGKMETEEKDRVMKEFSKNRIQILVSTTVIEVGIDVPNATVMVIEHADRFGISQLHQLRGRVGRGDQESFCILMTDSKVTEDAKVRLDAMVNLSDGFALSEIDLQLRGPGELMGVRQSGLPDFRIADLREDSKLIELTREDAALFGNPGDLEKEEIRGRFSEGRLLFSN from the coding sequence ATGAAGAACTCGGTCTCTAAAACGGAAAATACGAACGGGAACAGCGGACTTCTTTCGCCCGTTACCCTCATCAAAGGAGTGGGCCCGGCCAAGGCTGCGGCTCTCGCATCCATCGGCATTCATACCTTTCAGGATCTTCTCAACTTTTTTCCGAGAAGATATTTGGACCGCAATCTTACGGACAACGTCCTTTTAAAAACGGGAGAAACCGTAACCCTCGTCGTAGAAGTCGTGGACTCGTATCTCGCGCACGGAAAAAAGTCGAGACTCGTAGTCGGCGCCAAAACGAGAAACAACGAAAGAATTTCTATCGTATTCTTTCGCGGAGTGAATTTCTTTCAGAAAATCTTCCAACCGGGAACCACGTTAGTCGCCACGGGCAAGCTCGAATACTTCCGCGGATTTCAACTCATTCATCCCGATTACGAAATTCTCACGAGCGCGATCAAACCGACATACAATGTAACGGCGACGAGTTCCAAAAAAAAGGAAACACAGGAACCGGAGGAAGAATTGGCCGAACTTCCCGAAATGATTCACGCGGGACGAATCATTCCTTTGTATCCTTCCGGAGAAGCGTTGAAATCGGAAGGACTCGATTCTCGCGGTTTTCGCAAAATCCTTTACTCCGCCTTGGAGACGTTAAAGGGAAAAATTCCCGAAATTCTTCCCAAAGAAATCGTTCAGCGAAGAGAACTGATTCAACGAGAAGAAGCGTTTCGCGAAATCCATTTTCCGACCGACGAGGTTTCTCTGGATAACGCCAAATACAGACTCAAATACGAGGAACTGTTTTACTTCAATCTTTTGATCGAACACAAAAAGAAGGAACGGGAAAAGATCAAGCGCGTTCTCTGGCCTTTGCCGAAATCGGAAACCGCGGAAACCGTTCGAAAAAATCTTCCGTTTCAACTCACGGAGGATCAGAATTCCGCTTTGGAAAAAATCAACGATCTCACGAAAAAAGATCGGCCGATTGCGGTTCTTCTGCAGGGCGACGTGGGATCGGGAAAGACGTTAGTCGCTCTTTTGACGGCTCTGCGTTATATGGACAATCAGATCCAGGTTTGTATGGTCGCGCCGACGGAAATTCTCGCGAGACAACACTATCAAACGATTCTTTCCTTTTTGGGGAACATGCCTTTTTTGGGAATCGAACTTCTCGTGGGAAAGGAACCGAAAAAGAACCGATATGAAAAACTCTACCGCATCAAAAAAGGAGACGCGTTATTCGTCATTGGAACCCACAGCGTCTTTCAGGAAGACGTGATATTTTCCGAACTCGGTCTCGTAATCATAGACGAACAACACAAATTCGGAGTGGATCAAAGGGAAACGCTCCGTTCCAAAGGAAAAAATCCGGACATTCTCGCTATGACCGCGACGCCGATTCCGAGAACTCTTTGTTTAACTCTTTACGGTGATTTGGATCTTTTGACGATCAAATCCAAACCCAAAGGAAGAATTCCGATCCAGACGAAATGGTTTCAAGAAGATCGAAGAGAAGGCGTTTACAAATCCATACGCAAATACGTTTCCTCCGGAAGACAGTGTTATATCGTCTATCCTCTCGTGGAAGAATCGGAAAAGGTGGATCTCAAATCCTGCATCGAAGCGTATGAACAATTAAAACACGAAATCTTCCCCGATTTCGAAGTCGGCCTCGTTCACGGAAAAATGGAAACGGAAGAGAAAGACCGTGTGATGAAGGAATTTTCCAAAAACAGAATTCAGATCCTCGTATCGACAACGGTGATCGAGGTCGGAATCGACGTTCCCAATGCGACCGTGATGGTGATAGAACACGCGGATCGTTTCGGGATTTCCCAGCTTCATCAGCTGCGCGGACGAGTCGGTCGAGGAGATCAGGAAAGTTTTTGCATTCTGATGACCGATTCGAAAGTCACGGAAGATGCAAAGGTCAGACTCGACGCGATGGTGAATCTTTCGGACGGATTCGCGTTATCCGAAATCGATCTTCAACTCAGAGGCCCTGGAGAATTGATGGGAGTTCGTCAGAGCGGTCTTCCCGATTTCAGAATCGCCGATTTAAGAGAGGATTCTAAGTTGATCGAACTTACGAGAGAAGACGCCGCGTTGTTCGGAAATCCGGGAGATTTGGAAAAGGAAGAGATTCGGGGAAGATTCAGCGAAGGAAGATTGTTGTTTTCAAATTGA